In the Paenibacillus pabuli genome, one interval contains:
- a CDS encoding sugar O-acetyltransferase, whose amino-acid sequence MTEEERILNGILFSPSHPELKAIKLRSHNLSHQYSQMFEDQAEEREAILTQILGRKGESCFIQGPVFFHYGVHTEIGNHFFANYNLTVQDDAKVTIGDHTSFGPNVTIVTPIHPFIASERRQMLDQNGDSKSLCYAKPVTIGNDVWLSANVTVCGGVTIGDRCVIGAGSVVTQDIPADSFAAGVPCRVIRQITEADSMRYKPEVLADCRVIE is encoded by the coding sequence ATGACTGAGGAAGAACGGATATTGAATGGGATTTTATTCAGTCCCAGCCATCCGGAACTAAAGGCCATTAAACTTCGTTCGCATAACTTAAGCCATCAATACAGCCAGATGTTCGAGGATCAGGCAGAGGAACGTGAGGCGATTCTGACGCAGATCCTCGGTCGCAAAGGGGAGTCCTGCTTCATTCAAGGTCCTGTGTTCTTTCATTATGGGGTACACACAGAGATTGGTAATCATTTTTTTGCGAACTATAACTTAACTGTGCAGGACGATGCCAAGGTGACCATTGGAGACCATACCAGTTTTGGACCTAATGTAACTATTGTTACTCCCATTCACCCGTTTATCGCCTCCGAACGCCGGCAAATGCTTGATCAGAACGGTGATTCGAAGTCTCTATGTTACGCCAAACCCGTAACGATTGGAAACGATGTATGGCTATCCGCTAATGTAACCGTATGCGGAGGAGTTACCATCGGAGATCGCTGTGTAATCGGTGCCGGTAGTGTGGTGACCCAGGACATTCCGGCAGACTCCTTCGCAGCAGGTGTCCCCTGTAGAGTCATTCGCCAAATTACGGAGGCAGACAGTATGCGTTATAAACCGGAAGTTCTGGCGGATTGCCGTGTGATCGAATAG
- a CDS encoding cell wall hydrolase → MAVIKANSEDVRLLARLMRAEAEGDGVQGMLLVGNVGVNRVLVDCLDFGDIRDINRMVFQNPGGFESTQKGYFYQRARQSEIRLAQRVINGERIWPASNALWFFRPVGDCPATWYNQQNTGRFKAHCFFSPTGEDCPEVY, encoded by the coding sequence ATGGCTGTTATTAAAGCCAACTCGGAAGACGTCAGACTGCTGGCAAGGCTGATGAGGGCAGAGGCTGAAGGTGACGGCGTACAGGGCATGCTGCTTGTAGGTAATGTAGGTGTGAACCGGGTACTGGTGGACTGTCTGGATTTTGGGGATATTCGTGACATTAACCGCATGGTATTCCAGAATCCCGGTGGGTTCGAATCGACTCAAAAAGGCTACTTCTATCAGCGGGCAAGACAATCCGAAATTCGTTTGGCACAACGTGTAATTAATGGAGAACGGATCTGGCCGGCCAGCAATGCCCTGTGGTTTTTCAGACCTGTGGGTGACTGTCCTGCAACCTGGTATAACCAGCAAAATACGGGCCGTTTCAAAGCACACTGTTTCTTCAGTCCGACAGGTGAAGATTGTCCGGAAGTTTACTAA
- a CDS encoding hemolysin family protein — protein MSDPLPSILNLFLIALLVLMNGFFVSAEFAMVKVRGSRIEALVEAGNKRAIYASNIVRNLDAYLSACQLGITLASLGLGWLGEPAIAHLLEPMFTAFGLGPVYVHGISIVIAFVIITILHIVLGELAPKTMAIRKSETVTLWSAVLLTFFYKLMYPFIWALNGMANSLLRLFRMAPASEHDSAHSEDEIRILMKESNKSGLIDNTELALVDNIFDFTATSAREIMIPRTEMICLNANQSMLENLEIASESMRTRYPVYNGDKDHIIGFIHIKDLMRSQLTDTISVIRPILAVPESTPISDLLKRMQRSKTQIAILIDEYGGTSGMVTLEDIMEEIVGEIQDEFDQERPAIEKVDEMEYSIDGMMLIEEVSERFELDMDRSDYDTIGGWLYSRVETIPPEVGQSVEYGGYVFVIQETEHKRISRVNVIKLEMLVEEEGA, from the coding sequence TTGAGTGACCCCTTACCGAGTATATTAAATTTATTTTTAATTGCTTTGCTTGTACTGATGAACGGTTTTTTTGTCTCGGCAGAATTCGCGATGGTAAAAGTTCGCGGCAGCCGAATTGAGGCTTTGGTGGAAGCAGGCAACAAAAGAGCCATCTATGCTTCCAATATTGTACGTAACCTGGATGCCTATCTGTCTGCGTGCCAATTGGGCATAACGCTGGCTTCACTGGGACTCGGCTGGCTCGGAGAGCCTGCCATTGCACATTTGCTTGAGCCCATGTTTACCGCGTTTGGACTCGGCCCGGTATATGTACACGGAATTTCAATTGTGATTGCATTTGTTATTATTACGATTTTGCATATTGTACTCGGGGAACTTGCTCCCAAGACGATGGCAATCCGCAAATCGGAGACGGTCACGTTATGGTCTGCGGTACTGCTTACGTTCTTTTACAAATTGATGTATCCCTTTATCTGGGCTTTGAATGGTATGGCGAACAGCCTGCTGAGATTGTTTCGAATGGCACCTGCTTCGGAGCATGACTCGGCACATAGTGAAGATGAAATACGCATTCTGATGAAAGAAAGCAATAAGAGCGGTTTAATTGACAATACTGAATTGGCGCTTGTTGATAATATATTTGATTTTACGGCAACATCCGCCCGTGAAATTATGATTCCGCGGACGGAAATGATCTGTCTGAATGCCAATCAGTCCATGCTTGAAAATCTGGAAATCGCCAGTGAAAGCATGCGAACCCGCTATCCAGTCTATAACGGTGACAAGGATCACATTATCGGCTTTATTCACATCAAGGATCTGATGCGGTCTCAGCTCACAGACACTATTTCTGTAATCCGACCTATTCTTGCCGTACCGGAATCGACGCCGATCAGTGATCTGCTGAAGCGTATGCAGCGCAGCAAGACACAGATTGCCATTCTGATTGATGAGTACGGAGGAACTTCAGGAATGGTAACGCTGGAGGATATTATGGAAGAGATCGTTGGCGAGATCCAGGATGAGTTTGATCAGGAGCGTCCTGCCATTGAGAAAGTGGATGAAATGGAATACTCCATTGATGGCATGATGCTGATTGAAGAAGTCAGTGAGCGATTCGAACTGGACATGGATCGGAGCGACTATGATACGATTGGTGGCTGGCTGTACTCCAGAGTGGAGACGATCCCGCCTGAAGTCGGTCAATCCGTGGAATATGGAGGATATGTATTCGTCATTCAGGAGACGGAGCATAAGCGGATTTCACGGGTAAATGTAATTAAGCTGGAAATGTTAGTGGAGGAAGAAGGGGCTTGA
- a CDS encoding SDR family NAD(P)-dependent oxidoreductase, giving the protein MSFTDQVVVVTGAAQGIGRSVAEAYAVAGAKVVLADYQEAEGAAAAASIRNEGGEAIFVQCDVRKEQDITNLIRTTIEEFKQINILVNNAGVARWKSPYELTLEEWDDVLNTNVRSCFLASREAAKHMKQNEHGGSIVNMASTRAFMSEPETEAYAASKGAIVALTHAMAVSLGKDGIRVNCISPGWIETGNVDELKPEDHEQHPAGRVGIPSDISRACLYLSDPSNTFVTGTNLMIDGGMTRKMIYED; this is encoded by the coding sequence ATGTCATTTACAGATCAAGTCGTTGTTGTTACGGGAGCGGCTCAGGGGATCGGACGCAGTGTAGCCGAAGCGTATGCGGTTGCTGGAGCCAAAGTTGTACTAGCCGATTATCAGGAGGCGGAAGGTGCAGCTGCTGCAGCTTCGATTCGCAATGAAGGCGGAGAAGCCATCTTCGTACAGTGTGATGTTCGCAAGGAGCAGGATATTACGAATTTGATCCGTACAACCATCGAAGAATTTAAACAAATCAACATCCTGGTGAACAATGCCGGCGTAGCCAGGTGGAAGTCTCCCTATGAGCTGACCTTGGAGGAATGGGACGATGTGCTCAATACGAATGTAAGAAGCTGCTTTCTCGCAAGCCGTGAAGCGGCCAAACATATGAAACAAAATGAACATGGAGGCTCTATAGTCAATATGGCATCGACACGTGCGTTTATGTCTGAACCTGAGACAGAGGCCTATGCAGCGTCAAAAGGAGCCATTGTGGCCCTGACACATGCGATGGCAGTCTCACTTGGCAAGGACGGCATTCGGGTCAATTGTATCAGTCCGGGATGGATTGAGACAGGCAATGTGGACGAATTGAAGCCGGAAGATCATGAGCAGCATCCTGCAGGACGTGTAGGCATCCCTTCGGATATCTCCCGAGCATGTTTATATTTGTCGGATCCAAGCAATACCTTTGTCACAGGGACCAACCTGATGATTGATGGAGGTATGACGCGAAAAATGATATATGAGGACTAG
- a CDS encoding sigma-70 family RNA polymerase sigma factor, which yields MNEWIEGAIRGEPEAYEQLMKQFRGMALAVAYHKLEDAFWAEDIVQEAFTEAFANLSKLENAEAFPGWFKVIVERQCYRWLRRKQHSTSPVQDLLYNVDSSDEGDNPEQLVLQKERYRILRDSISSLPSSMRHVVDMFYFQGYSLKEISDFLSVSVPALKKRLFDARAKLRRTLPVADVITVFNELYEGGKGMLHITNGDHAADRLRRSGIEGEVIVWRELYTFGPVAKDMGNEMERSKRAAYLEQQLGIPQTEYLQIAELERKLHAFHQYKEIVLWFEYDLYDQAMLSFLLHYFNGQSLGDTKLNLLCIDAYPEIEVFRGLGQLTPGQIGRLSGTWHVMGAEEIQAGSQFWQAYTSSDIQDHMDYLQQNGTVLPFAHAAFEAHLSRLPSQSNGLTSIEQATLEAVNQGVDHPYSLFKHVSERLHVLGMGDLEYWAHLRRMTKEPYPLLLLSGVETFPDFTQHNENFRNAVLSLTDLGIQVLSEEADWAELRRDEMWIGGLWNAQGEKPHWRWDRTSHFPVEMST from the coding sequence TTGAATGAGTGGATTGAGGGAGCCATCCGGGGCGAACCTGAGGCTTATGAGCAGCTAATGAAACAGTTCCGCGGAATGGCGCTTGCTGTAGCCTATCACAAACTGGAGGATGCTTTCTGGGCTGAAGATATCGTACAGGAGGCGTTCACGGAAGCATTTGCTAATCTGTCGAAGCTGGAGAATGCGGAAGCCTTCCCAGGATGGTTCAAAGTGATCGTTGAAAGGCAGTGCTATCGTTGGTTAAGGCGCAAACAGCACAGCACTTCCCCTGTACAGGATTTACTGTACAATGTGGATTCGAGCGATGAGGGAGATAATCCCGAACAACTTGTTTTGCAAAAGGAAAGGTATCGCATTCTTCGCGATTCGATATCCAGTCTGCCGTCATCCATGCGGCATGTGGTGGACATGTTCTATTTTCAGGGATATTCGCTGAAGGAAATATCTGATTTCCTCAGCGTGTCTGTTCCAGCACTGAAGAAAAGGCTGTTCGATGCCAGGGCGAAGCTCAGGCGTACATTACCGGTTGCGGACGTTATTACCGTATTTAATGAACTTTATGAAGGGGGCAAAGGCATGCTGCATATTACGAATGGAGACCATGCCGCAGATCGTTTGCGGCGCAGCGGGATCGAAGGAGAGGTTATCGTCTGGCGAGAACTTTACACATTTGGTCCTGTAGCCAAAGATATGGGGAACGAGATGGAGAGAAGCAAGCGCGCAGCCTATCTGGAACAGCAGCTAGGAATTCCCCAGACAGAATATCTGCAAATCGCGGAGCTGGAGCGAAAGCTGCATGCGTTCCATCAGTACAAGGAGATTGTACTTTGGTTTGAATATGATCTCTATGATCAGGCGATGTTATCCTTTCTGTTGCATTATTTTAATGGTCAATCGCTTGGGGATACCAAGCTGAATCTATTATGTATCGATGCTTATCCGGAAATCGAGGTCTTTCGGGGACTGGGCCAGCTTACACCCGGACAAATCGGACGTTTGTCAGGCACCTGGCATGTGATGGGAGCTGAGGAGATTCAAGCGGGAAGTCAGTTCTGGCAAGCATACACCTCTTCCGATATTCAGGATCACATGGATTATTTACAACAAAACGGTACGGTTCTCCCATTTGCGCATGCTGCCTTCGAGGCTCACTTGTCCCGTCTGCCTTCACAATCGAATGGTCTGACTTCAATTGAACAAGCGACATTGGAAGCTGTGAATCAAGGTGTCGACCATCCATATTCGCTTTTTAAACATGTGAGTGAGCGGCTCCATGTTTTGGGGATGGGTGATTTGGAATATTGGGCACATCTAAGAAGAATGACCAAGGAGCCCTATCCTTTATTACTACTTAGCGGAGTAGAGACGTTTCCTGATTTTACACAGCACAATGAAAACTTCCGTAATGCCGTATTGTCTCTGACCGATCTCGGTATCCAGGTATTGTCTGAGGAAGCGGATTGGGCAGAATTACGAAGAGACGAAATGTGGATTGGAGGTTTGTGGAACGCACAAGGTGAAAAACCGCATTGGCGTTGGGATCGGACGTCTCATTTCCCTGTCGAAATGAGCACATAA
- a CDS encoding DUF2500 domain-containing protein: protein MGIESSWMFDFFGTVFPVVFVLIIGIVLLSMGKEVWRWGRNNAEPLLTVPSRITGRRMQISQSQAEPGSSARTLYYITFEVESGDRLEFKVNGEEYGLCSEGDEGRLSFKGTRYIGFERYNRLYSEGVRG, encoded by the coding sequence ATGGGCATTGAATCATCCTGGATGTTTGATTTTTTCGGAACCGTCTTTCCGGTCGTGTTTGTTCTGATTATAGGCATTGTGCTTCTGTCCATGGGGAAAGAAGTATGGAGATGGGGGCGTAACAACGCCGAGCCTCTGCTTACCGTACCTTCGCGGATAACGGGCAGAAGAATGCAGATCAGTCAGTCGCAAGCTGAACCAGGCAGTTCAGCCCGTACACTGTATTACATTACCTTTGAAGTAGAGAGCGGAGATCGGCTCGAATTCAAGGTGAACGGAGAAGAGTACGGACTGTGCTCCGAGGGAGATGAAGGCCGTCTTTCTTTCAAGGGAACGCGGTATATAGGCTTCGAGCGCTACAACCGCCTGTATTCAGAAGGTGTACGCGGATAA
- the gerQ gene encoding spore coat protein GerQ translates to MINQPYQPTTQALGQQANSQVQGTSYKIGNGMPSMSPTPGMVSPSMVSPSSTSVPPLVSSGSPMTPTGGVVTTTAPQFEQSYIENILRLNLGKFGTFYMTYEGNKEWNARIFQGVIEAAGRDHIIISDPKTGRRIMLLMVNFDYATFDEPLLYQYPGVIGNFPQAPSRF, encoded by the coding sequence ATGATTAATCAACCATATCAACCAACAACACAGGCACTGGGTCAACAAGCCAACTCGCAAGTTCAAGGAACATCCTATAAAATCGGTAACGGCATGCCTTCGATGTCGCCAACACCTGGCATGGTTTCTCCAAGCATGGTGTCACCGAGTTCCACAAGCGTGCCACCGCTTGTATCCAGCGGAAGCCCAATGACACCAACAGGTGGAGTCGTGACTACGACTGCTCCGCAGTTTGAACAATCATACATCGAAAACATTCTGCGTCTGAATCTCGGTAAATTTGGTACGTTCTACATGACATACGAAGGTAACAAAGAATGGAATGCACGCATTTTCCAAGGAGTCATTGAAGCTGCAGGACGTGATCATATCATTATCAGCGATCCGAAAACAGGAAGACGTATTATGCTGTTAATGGTTAACTTTGATTATGCTACGTTTGATGAGCCATTGTTGTACCAATATCCGGGCGTCATTGGAAACTTCCCTCAAGCTCCAAGCAGATTCTAA